From Aquabacterium sp. A3, a single genomic window includes:
- the trhP gene encoding prephenate-dependent tRNA uridine(34) hydroxylase TrhP → MPRTTELLLPAGSLDKMRAAYDFGADAVYAGQPRYSLRARNNDFRLEQIQQGIEEAHQRGKKFYLTSNLIAHNDKIRTYLRDIEPIVHMRPDGIIMADPGLIMMVREQMEFGNWPHVPIHLSVQANTTNFATVKFWQKLGVERIILSRELSLDEIERIRQECPDMELEVFVHGALCIAYSGRCLLSGYFNRRDPNQGTCTNACRWEYKTHAGTQASDTGEVIPIKLEGDFNFAQEQEAAEKSFSACGDGQRHPAADEVYLIEEAGRPGELMPIMEDEHGTYIMNSKDLRAVEHVERLVKIGVDSLKVEGRTKSLYYVARVAQVYRQAIDDAQAGRPFNPDLLLQLEGMANRGYTGGLLERRPSQDYQNYITGHSTFQRSQFVGEVKGIEAGWAEVVVKNRFDVGDRLEVIHPSGNIEIVLDAMRNLDGEPITAAPGSPLHVRVPLPDRYAGALLARRLG, encoded by the coding sequence ATGCCCAGAACCACCGAATTGCTTCTTCCTGCCGGATCGCTCGACAAAATGCGCGCCGCCTATGACTTTGGCGCCGACGCCGTCTATGCCGGCCAGCCGCGCTACTCCCTGCGCGCGCGCAACAACGATTTCCGCCTGGAGCAAATCCAGCAGGGCATCGAAGAAGCCCACCAGCGGGGCAAGAAGTTCTACCTCACCAGCAACCTGATCGCGCACAACGACAAGATCCGCACCTACCTGCGCGACATCGAGCCCATCGTCCACATGCGGCCTGACGGCATCATCATGGCCGACCCGGGCCTGATCATGATGGTGCGCGAGCAGATGGAGTTCGGCAACTGGCCGCACGTGCCCATCCACCTCTCGGTGCAGGCCAACACCACCAACTTCGCCACCGTCAAGTTCTGGCAGAAGCTGGGGGTGGAGCGCATCATCCTCTCGCGTGAGCTGAGCCTGGACGAGATCGAGCGCATCCGCCAGGAATGCCCCGACATGGAGCTGGAGGTGTTCGTGCACGGGGCGCTGTGCATCGCGTATTCGGGCCGCTGCCTGCTGTCGGGCTACTTCAACCGGCGTGATCCCAACCAGGGCACCTGCACCAATGCCTGCCGCTGGGAGTACAAAACCCACGCGGGCACCCAGGCCAGCGACACGGGCGAGGTCATCCCCATCAAGCTGGAGGGGGATTTCAACTTCGCGCAAGAGCAGGAAGCGGCCGAGAAGTCGTTTTCGGCCTGCGGCGACGGCCAGCGCCACCCGGCCGCCGACGAGGTCTACCTGATCGAGGAAGCCGGTCGCCCGGGCGAGCTCATGCCCATCATGGAAGACGAGCACGGCACCTACATCATGAACTCGAAAGACCTGCGCGCCGTCGAGCACGTCGAGCGCCTGGTCAAGATCGGGGTTGATTCACTGAAGGTGGAAGGCCGCACCAAGTCGCTTTATTACGTGGCGCGCGTGGCCCAGGTGTACCGCCAGGCCATCGACGATGCGCAGGCCGGCCGCCCCTTCAACCCCGACCTGCTGCTGCAGCTCGAAGGAATGGCCAACCGGGGCTACACCGGCGGCCTGCTGGAGCGCCGTCCCTCGCAGGACTATCAAAACTACATCACCGGCCACTCCACCTTCCAGCGCAGCCAGTTCGTCGGCGAGGTCAAGGGCATCGAGGCCGGCTGGGCCGAGGTGGTGGTCAAGAACCGCTTCGATGTGGGCGACCGCCTGGAGGTCATCCACCCCTCGGGCAACATCGAGATCGTGCTGGACGCCATGCGCAACCTGGACGGCGAGCCCATCACCGCCGCGCCGGGCAGCCCGCTGCATGTGCGGGTGCCTCTGCCTGATCGTTACGCCGGGGCCTTGCTGGCGCGGCGCCTGGGATGA